The Punica granatum isolate Tunisia-2019 chromosome 4, ASM765513v2, whole genome shotgun sequence genome has a window encoding:
- the LOC116205364 gene encoding uncharacterized protein LOC116205364, producing the protein MSLESEDRYMSDRPNESTYEIERKSKISYSREFLLSMSGLDICKKLPSGFDQSILSEFEDASQEKHRIPGSLSSHGFRRNEYGSSPPTRGDLSNYNKGVHGRWDSRSSGRSDKDTDSQSGDSDSGKRYMNPSRRGWQAPEHDGLLGSGSFPRPSGYAPGASAPKFRPNDNYQLNKTTEPYQPPRPYKAVPHPRRETNDSYNDETFGSSECTSEDKAEEERKRRASFELMRKEQQKAFQERQKVNPERRRDIFDITTLLEDSGHEKRTFHKNDEVDEHTEPQEFSSDPAKSSLSSQAPAPRPLVPPGFAGAMQERKSNMVEVKMVSEVTISCASDKTTSNGPSDDQEVKQVCDKMGLTMKQHGSIDIQKTLSSESDRNVSSVLDISIQSLNEKDLFGNNHLSDAVEPLSTKETIEVDSEKAAGNKIMVQSSDSSTVLEKLFGSALALDVSGSSSILKQQHGQGEDSWSPRTVQSSKFARWFLEEDKKPSVHPGSGQPNELLSLIVGGEKGASSVPDAQAPEQLWPNSLFQGSQPTEGHITSNATTATTNKSDELFIEGQLEAAPVLTCEDLENSILSEISESGTKQQEPLPRWGMSDAEVNEPIGGVDNRASLHLLSLLQKGTDHGDTLSIPNVNAKFSDCLGSVESETVGNEPDNPMDPTNGTLPNLGKTLTLETLFGTAFMKELQSVGAPVSAQRGSGSAGSAKAEAVEPQAFPFTQMEADVFSSRNGSETGALTLNHRQPSNLEKLDKQFVVLDDLQTNVEIPQLQNEVRLPEEDSLIAVNDPLNLRGFMPGSGPPTKTEVLSSQTTPAHIAEKLATLNGNLKEKFVGGQGSLPFHVPLNKMEPDPFQSLHLQQSSPQLRPQQFNPMGSNFNLLDSYPGHSDSQMKLMAQDFPGSMMRPPIQHPGTGFTGFDNPPGHHHSLLQQMHMSGGLPPAHQFQGYLRAPQGQHPHPNHQMPAFNHEMNPMQGLAFGAHRQPSFGGLDMAHPAPDIRGGNGHPETLQRLIEMELRNANAKQVHPVAAAGAGGHISQGIYGPELDMGFRYR; encoded by the exons ATGAGCTTAGAAAGCGAAGACAGATATATGTCAGATCGGCCGAATGAATCTACTTATGAAATCGAAAG GAAGTCAAAAATATCGTATTCAAGGGAGTTTCTCTTGTCGATGAGTGGTTTGGACATATGCAAGAAGTTACCAAGTGGATTTGATCAATCAATTCTGAG TGAATTTGAAGATGCTTCCCAAGAGAAACATAGAATTCCTGGTAGTTTGTCCTCACATGGATTTAGACGTAATGAATATGGATCTTCCCCACCCACCAGGGGGGATTTGAGCAACTATAACAAGGGTGTCCATGGAAGGTGGGATAGTCGTTCTTCTGGAAGGAGTGACAAAGACACAGACTCGCAATCTGGAGATTCAG ATTCTGGGAAACGTTATATGAACCCATCTCGACGGGGTTGGCAAGCTCCAGAGCACGATGGACTTCTTGGCAGTGGTTCTTTTCCCAGACCATCAGGATATGCACCTGGGGCGTCAGCTCCGAAATTTCGACCTAATGATAACTACCAACTGAATAAGACGACAGAGCCATATCAACCTCCCCGCCCATATAAG GCAGTACCACACCCACGAAGGGAGACTAATGACTCCTACAACGACGAAACATTTGGTTCATCTGAATGCACGAGCGAGGATAAAGCAGaagaggaaagaaagagaagag CTTCATTTGAGTTGATGAGGAAAGAGCAGCAGAAAGCATTCCAAGAGAGACAAAAAGTGAATCCAGAAAGGCGGAGGGATATATTTGATATCACAACACTACTTGAGGATTCTGGGCATGAGAAGAGAACTTTCCACAAGAATGATGAAGTTGATGAGCACACTGAACCGCAGGAGTTCAGTAGTGATCCTGCAAAATCTTCTCTTTCCTCGCAAGCACCGGCACCCAGACCACTTGTGCCTCCAGGTTTTGCCGGAGCAATGCAGGAAAGGAAGTCTAATATGGTTGAG GTCAAGATGGTCTCTGAAGTCACTATTTCATGTGCCAGTGACAAGACTACATCTAATGGCCCCTCTGATGATCAGGAGGTGAAGCAAGTTTGTGATAAAATGGGCTTGACCATGAAGCAGCATGGAAGCATAGATATCCAGAAGACATTAAGTAGCGAGAGTGATAGGAATGTATCATCAGTTCTGGATATTTCCATTCAGTCTCTTAATGAAAAAGATCTGTTTGGAAATAATCATCTTTCAGATGCTGTGGAGCCCTTATCTACTAAGGAAACAATAGAAGTTGATTCTGAGAAGGCAGCTGGGAATAAAATTATGGTTCAATCCAGTGATTCCTCTACAGTATTGGAAAAACTTTTTGGCAGTGCCTTAGCATTAGATGTTTCTGGCTCCTCCTCTATTCTCAAG CAACAACATGGTCAAGGAGAAGACTCATGGAGCCCTCGTACTGTGCAGTCTTCCAAATTCGCTCGGTGGTTTCTTGAAGAAG ATAAAAAACCATCAGTGCATCCTGGTTCTGGTCAGCCAAATGAATTGCTTTCTTTAATTGTTGGGGGTGAAAAGGGTGCATCATCAGTTCCTGATGCACAAGCTCCTGAGCAACTGTGGCCAAATAGTCTCTTCCAGGGCTCCCAACCTACTGAAGGGCATATTACCTCGAATGCTACAACTGCTACCACCAATAAATCTGACGAGTTGTTCATAGAGGGGCAACTAGAGGCAGCTCCAGTTCTTACATGCGAAGACCTTGAGAATTCCATTCTATCTGAAATCAGTGAAAGTGGCACAAAGCAGCAGGAGCCTCTTCCGAGATGGGGTATGAGTGATGCAGAGGTGAATGAACCAATCGGTGGCGTTGATAATCGTGCATCCCTGCACCTTCTTTCTTTGCTTCAGAAGGGAACGGACCATGGAGATACTTTATCAATTCCCAATGTAAATGCCAAATTTTCAGACTGTCTAGGTAGTGTTGAATCAGAAACAGTTGGAAATGAGCCAGACAACCCCATGGATCCAACTAATGGAACTCTTCCCAATTTAGGAAAGACATTGACTCTGGAAACACTCTTTGGAACAGCTTTTATGAAGGAGCTACAATCGGTTGGAGCTCCAGTCTCTGCTCAAAGGGGTTCTGGTTCAGCTGGGTCTGCTAAGGCTGAAGCAGTGGAGCCTCAGGCTTTCCCCTTTACACAGATGGAAGCGGACGTTTTCTCGAGTAGGAATGGTTCTGAAACTGGTGCCCTGACTTTGAACCACAGACAGCCGTCGAACTTGGAGAAATTGGACAAGCAGTTTGTAGTTTTGGATGATCTTCAAACCAATGTGGAGATACCACAGCTTCAAAATGAAGTGAGGCTTCCTGAAGAGGATAGCTTGATAGCAGTTAATGATCCTTTAAATCTTCGCGGATTTATGCCTGGGAGTGGTCCGCCTACCAAAACTGAAGTATTGTCCTCTCAAACCACACCGGCACATATTGCTGAAAAGCTGGCAACTTTAAATGGTAATCTCAAGGAGAAGTTCGTCGGGGGTCAAGGTTCTTTACCGTTCCATGTTCCGTTGAATAAGATGGAACCAGATCCGTTTCAAAGCCTTCACTTGCAGCAGTCTTCTCCACAGCTTCGTCCTCAACAGTTCAATCCGATGGGCTCAAACTTCAACCTGTTGGATTCTTATCCTGGGCATAGCGATTCTCAAATGAAGTTGATGGCTCAGGATTTTCCTGGAAGTATGATGCGCCCTCCAATTCAACATCCTGGCACTGGATTTACCGGTTTTGATAATCCTCCTGGTCACCACCATTCGCTGCTACAGCAGATGCACATGAGTGGTGGATTACCTCCAGCTCACCAGTTTCAGGGATATCTGAGGGCCCCGCAGGGGCAGCACCCTCATCCCAACCACCAAATGCCTGCGTTTAATCACGAGATGAACCCAATGCAAGGTTTGGCTTTTGGGGCCCATAGGCAGCCAAGCTTTGGCGGACTTGACATGGCACATCCGG CTCCGGATATCAGGGGAGGGAATGGTCATCCTGAAACGTTGCAAAGGCTGATCGAGATGGAACTCCGCAACGCGAACGCGAAGCAGGTTCATCCAGTGGCTGCTGCAGGTGCTGGAGGGCACATCAGCCAGGGGATTTATGGGCCGGAGCTCGATATGGGTTTCCGATACAGATGA
- the LOC116202315 gene encoding uncharacterized protein LOC116202315 isoform X1, producing the protein MAALLSFASISPHINSRRRNIIFRRYFPPNVDRFRCKGEKSARNSAADRESEPENVLLKVAWYGSELLGIAASFIRPPPSNAVSPARELELELPKDGFGAVDRSSVVETIKEDYGRSYFVTGNLTLDAYEEDCEFADPAGSFRGLRRFKRNCTNFGSLLEKSNMKLMKWEDFEDKGVGHWRFSCILAFPWRPILSASGYTEYYFDAESGKVCRHAEHWNVPKMVLLKQILKPSRWAWEKKPVG; encoded by the exons ATGGCGGCGTTGCTCTCATTTGCTTCCATCAGTCCCCATATAAACTCCCGCCGCCGGAATATCATTTTCCGCCGATATTTCCCGCCAAATGTCGATCGATTCCGGTGCAAGGGAGAAAAATCAGCCCGCAATTCGGCCGCCGATCGGGAATCCGAGCCCGAGAACGTGCTGCTGAAGGTGGCTTGGTACGGCTCCGAGCTGCTAGGGATCGCCGCTTCGTTTATTCGTCCTCCCCCGTCTAATGCTGTATCTCCGGCGAGGGAACTTGAGCTCGAGCTCCCTAAGGATGGCTTCGGAGCTGTTGATCGGAGCTCAGTTGTCGAAACTATCAAAGAGGACTACGGTAGATCCTACTTCGTTACAG GGAAcctcacacttgatgcctacgAAGAGGATTGTGAGTTCGCTGATCCAGCAGGTTCATTTAGAGGGCTCCGTCGTTTCAAGAGGAATTGCACAAATTTTGGATCCCTCCTCGAGAAATCCAACATGAAGCTGATGAAATGGGAGGACTTCGAG GATAAGGGAGTTGGGCACTGGCGTTTCAGTTGTATCCTGGCATTCCCTTGGAGGCCCATTCTCTCTG CCTCTGGGTACACGGAGTACTACTTTGATGCAGAGTCTGGGAAAGTCTGCAG gcaCGCGGAACACTGGAATGTTCCCAAGATGGTGCTATTGAAGCAGATCCTAAAGCCCAGCCGCTGGGCTTGGGAGAAAAAGCCAGTCGGCTGA
- the LOC116202315 gene encoding uncharacterized protein LOC116202315 isoform X2 has translation MAALLSFASISPHINSRRRNIIFRRYFPPNVDRFRCKGEKSARNSAADRESEPENVLLKVAWYGSELLGIAASFIRPPPSNAVSPARELELELPKDGFGAVDRSSVVETIKEDYGRSYFVTGNLTLDAYEEDCEFADPAGSFRGLRRFKRNCTNFGSLLEKSNMKLMKWEDFEDKGVGHWRFSCILAFPWRPILSE, from the exons ATGGCGGCGTTGCTCTCATTTGCTTCCATCAGTCCCCATATAAACTCCCGCCGCCGGAATATCATTTTCCGCCGATATTTCCCGCCAAATGTCGATCGATTCCGGTGCAAGGGAGAAAAATCAGCCCGCAATTCGGCCGCCGATCGGGAATCCGAGCCCGAGAACGTGCTGCTGAAGGTGGCTTGGTACGGCTCCGAGCTGCTAGGGATCGCCGCTTCGTTTATTCGTCCTCCCCCGTCTAATGCTGTATCTCCGGCGAGGGAACTTGAGCTCGAGCTCCCTAAGGATGGCTTCGGAGCTGTTGATCGGAGCTCAGTTGTCGAAACTATCAAAGAGGACTACGGTAGATCCTACTTCGTTACAG GGAAcctcacacttgatgcctacgAAGAGGATTGTGAGTTCGCTGATCCAGCAGGTTCATTTAGAGGGCTCCGTCGTTTCAAGAGGAATTGCACAAATTTTGGATCCCTCCTCGAGAAATCCAACATGAAGCTGATGAAATGGGAGGACTTCGAG GATAAGGGAGTTGGGCACTGGCGTTTCAGTTGTATCCTGGCATTCCCTTGGAGGCCCATTCTCTCTG AATAG
- the LOC116205413 gene encoding CAAX prenyl protease 1 homolog, with protein MAFPYMEAVVGFMILMYLFETYLDLRQHAALKLPKLPKTLEGVISQEKFEKSRAYSLDKSNFHFVHEFVAILMDSAILFFGILPWFWKKSADFLVLTGLDAENEILHTLAFLAGVMIWSQITDLPFSLYSTFVIEARHGFNKQTVWLFFRDMLKSVLLSGIIGPPVVSAIIIIVQKGGPYLAIYLWAFTFVLSLVMMTLYPILIAPLFNKFTPLPEGELREKIEKLAASLKFPLKKLFVVDGSTRSSHSNAYMYGFFKNKRIVLYDTLIQQCRNDEEIVAVIAHELGHWKLNHTMYSFIAVQILTFLQFGGYTLVRNSTDLFRSFGFNTQPVLIGLIIFQHTVIPLQHLVSFGLNLVSRSFEFQADGFAKKLGYAAALRAGLVKLQEENLSAMNTDPWYSAYHYSHPPLVERLAALDKPDKKVD; from the exons ATGGCGTTCCCTTACATGGAAGCTGTTGTTG GTTTTATGATCCTAATGTACCTATTCGAAACTTATCTCGACTTGCGACAACACGCTGCTCTGAAACTCCCAAAACTTCCAAAAACTTTGGAAGGAGTAATCAGCCAAGAAAAGTTTGAGAAGTCACGAGCTTATAGTCTTGATAAAAG CAACTTCCACTTTGTCCATGAGTTTGTGGCCATATTGATGGACTCGGCAATTCTGTTCTTCGGCATATTGCCTTGGTTTTGGAAG AAATCTGCGGATTTTCTGGTGCTGACTGGACTTGATGCAGAAAACGAAATACTGCATACTCTTGCATTTTTGGCTGGTGTGATGATTTGGTCACAG ATTACTGATTTGCCATTTTCTCTTTACTCAACATTTGTTATTGAGGCTCGCCATGGTTTCAACAAA CAAACAGTATGGTTATTCTTCAGGGACATGTTGAAATCCGTTCTTCTTTCTGGTATAATTGGTCCACCTGTTGTGTCTGCAATTATCATTATAGTGCAG AAAGGGGGTCCTTATCTCGCCATCTACCTCTGGGCATTTACCTTTGTTCTCTCCCTTGTGATGATGACATTGTATCCCATTTTAATAGCTCCACTTTTCAACAAATTCACACCA CTTCCAGAAGGAGAGCTAAGGGAGAAGATTGAAAAGCTTGCTGCCTCGCTAAAATTTCCTTTGAAGAAGTTGTTTGTTGTTGATGGATCCACCAGGTCAAGCCACAGCAAT GCCTATATGTATGGGTTCTTCAAGAACAAGCGCATTGTCCTCTACGATACTTTGATTCAGCAG TGCAGGAATGACGAGGAAATTGTTGCTGTGATTGCTCATGAACTGGGACATTGGAAGCTTAATCATACTATGTATTCCTTCATTGCAGTGCAG ATTCTCACATTTTTACAATTTGGAGGGTATACACTTGTGAGGAACTCAACTGATCTCTTTCGAAGCTTTGGATTCAACACACAGCCTGTGCTCATTGGGCTCATCATTTTTCAG CACACTGTGATACCTCTCCAACACCTGGTGAGTTTCGGCCTGAATCTTGTGAGCCGATCTTTTGAATTTCAG GCTGATGGATTTGCTAAGAAGCTGGGTTATGCTGCTGCTCTTCGTGCTGGCCTAGTGAAACTGCAG GAAGAGAATTTGTCTGCTATGAACACGGATCCTTGGTACTCAGCCTACCACTACTCTCACCCTCCGCTGGTCGAGAGATTGGCAGCTCTTGATAAGCCCGATAAGAAGGTAGATTGA
- the LOC116202438 gene encoding mitogen-activated protein kinase homolog MMK2, with protein sequence MSLESSSGSAEHNIRGVPTHGGHYVQYNVYGNLFEVSRKYVPPIRPIGRGAYGLVCAAVNSETHEEVAIKKIGNAFDNRIDAKRTLREIKLLRHMDHENVVALKDIIRPPQKENFNDVYIVYELLDTDLHQIIRSSQPLTDDHCRYFLYQLLRGLKYVHSANVLHRDLKPSNLLLNANCDLKIGDFGLARTTSETDFMTEYVVTRWYRAPELLLNCSEYTAAIDIWSVGCILGEIMTRQPLFPGRDYVHQLRLITELIGSPDDSSLGFLRSDNARRYVRQLPQYPRQQFSARFPGVSPGALDLLEKMLVFDPNKRITVDGALCHPYLAPLHDINEEPVCPTQFSFDFEQPSFTEEHIKELIWRESVKFNPDPTH encoded by the exons ATGTCGTTGGAATCGAGCTCCGGCTCCGCCGAGCACAACATCAGAGGCGTCCCCACCCACGGCGGCCACTACGTCCAGTACAATGTCTACGGAAACCTCTTTGAAGTCTCCCGGAAGTACGTCCCTCCTATCCGCCCCATCGGCCGTGGAGCTTACGGCCTTGTTTG TGCTGCCGTAAACTCGGAGACGCATGAGGAGGTTGCCATCAAGAAGATTGGCAATGCATTTGACAACCGGATAGATGCCAAAAGGACTTTGCGGGAAATTAAACTTCTACGGCACATGGATCACGAAAAT GTTGTTGCTCTTAAAGATATCATAAGACCTCCACAGAAAGAGAACTTCAATGATGTCTACATTGTTTATGAATTGTTGGACACTGATCTTCATCAAATAATCCGGTCTAGTCAGCCGTTAACAGATGATCATTGTCGG TACTTTTTGTATCAGTTGCTACGAGGCCTCAAATATGTACATTCAGCAAATGTTCTCCACCGTGATTTAAAACCCAGCAATTTGCTTTTAAATGCCAATTGCGACCTGAAGATTGGAGACTTTGGTCTTGCAAGGACAACATCTGAAACAGATTTCATGACCGAGTATGTTGTTACTCGCTGGTACCGTGCACCAGAGTTGCTTCTTAATTGTTCAGAGTACACTGCTGCAATTGATATATGGTCAGTGGGTTGCATCCTTGGTGAAATTATGACGAGGCAGCCCCTTTTCCCTGGCAGAGACTATGTTCATCAGCTGAGACTAATTACAGAG CTCATAGGATCTCCCGATGACTCGAGCCTTGGATTTTTAAGAAGTGATAATGCTCGAAGATATGTCAGACAGCTTCCGCAGTACCCTAGGCAGCAATTCTCTGCCAGATTTCCAGGAGTGTCCCCTGGTGCTCTTGATCTACTGGAGAAAATGCTCGTCTTTGACCCGAATAAACGCATTACAG TTGATGGGGCACTGTGCCACCCTTATTTGGCACCTCTTCATGATATCAATGAGGAGCCAGTCTGCCCGACTCAATTCAGCTTTGACTTTGAGCAGCCCTCGTTTACTGAGGAACACATTAAGGAGCTCATTTGGAGGGAGTCTGTAAAATTCAACCCAGACCCAACTCATTGA
- the LOC116202437 gene encoding probable polygalacturonase, which produces MELWRYTIKLLAAVVVVGILLVSTGTECRAVGKVGAVTTGSVFEYGAVSCRAHSFSVTDFGAVGDGKTLNTRAFQQAVDHLSRYSQQGGALLYVPPGRWLTGTFNLTSHFTLFLHKDAVLLASQDINDWPLAKPLPSYGHGREAPGGRYMSFIFGTNLTDVIITGMNGTIDGQGEIWWTKFHEGKLRYTRPHLIEIMHSNNIQISHLTLLNSPFWTLHPVYSSDVIIQRITILAPVKSPNTDGIDPDSCTNTRIEDCFIVSGDDCVAVKSGWDEYGIAYGMPTRHLAIRRLTCISPTSAMIALGSEMSGGIEDVRAEDITAINTESGVRIKTAMGRGAYVRDVYVKGMKMHTMKWAFWMDGNYGSHPDKHYNPNARPMVSGINYRDVVAENVTMAAQFNGIPGDPFTGICISNATIAMSPKSKEAPWTCSHVQGITSGVTPRPCSILPEKTVACQFPTAKLPIDMVKFKKCVYKVRHT; this is translated from the exons ATGGAGCTCTGGAGATATACG ATTAAACTGCTCGCAGCTGTGGTCGTAGTTGGGATCCTGCTGGTTTCGACAGGAACAGAGTGCCGTGCTGTGGGAAAGGTGGGTGCAGTTACGACTGGCTCTGTCTTTGAGTACGGCGCTGTTAGTTGCAGAGCCCACAGCTTCTCCGTCACGGACTTTGGAGCCGTCGGGGACGGGAAGACACTCAACACGAGGGCCTTCCAGCAGGCTGTGGACCACCTCAGCCGCTACTCACAGCAGGGCGGGGCGCTGCTCTACGTCCCCCCCGGGAGATGGCTCACCGGCACCTTCAACTTGACCAGCCACTTCACCCTGTTCCTCCACAAGGATGCTGTTCTTCTTGCTTCCCAG GACATAAACGACTGGCCACTTGCGAAACCTTTGCCATCGTACGGGCATGGGAGGGAAGCACCTGGAGGAAGGTACATGAGCTTCATCTTTGGCACGAACCTCACCGATGTTATTATCACAG GGATGAATGGGACCATTGATGGTCAGGGGGAGATATGGTGGACAAAATTCCACGAGGGAAAGTTGAGGTACACGCGGCCGCACCTGATCGAGATCATGCACTCCAACAACATTCAGATCTCTCATCTCACCCTTCTCAACTCCCCATTTTGGACCCTCCACCCTGTTTACAGCAG TGATGTCATTATACAAAGAATAACCATCCTTGCTCCAGTCAAATCTCCAAACACTGATGGGATTGACCCTG ATTCATGCACTAACACCAGAATCGAAGACTGTTTCATCGTCTCGGGAGACGACTGTGTGGCCGTTAAGAGCGGGTGGGATGAGTACGGGATTGCATATGGGATGCCGACGCGGCACTTGGCCATCAGACGCCTCACGTGCATCTCCCCCACGAGTGCGATGATCGCACTCGGTAGCGAGATGTCGGGTGGGATTGAGGACGTCCGGGCCGAGGACATCACAGCCATCAACACGGAATCGGGTGTTCGGATCAAGACAGCCATGGGGAGAGGAGCCTACGTGAGGGATGTGTACGTTAAAGGGATGAAGATGCACACGATGAAGTGGGCCTTCTGGATGGACGGGAACTATGGGTCCCATCCAGACAAACACTACAACCCCAATGCTCGGCCCATGGTCAGCGGGATCAATTACCGGGACGTGGTGGCAGAGAATGTGACCATGGCTGCCCAGTTCAATGGCATTCCAGGGGATCCTTTTACAGGCATCTGCATCTCGAATGCAACCATTGCAATGTCCCCCAAGTCGAAAGAGGCTCCATGGACATGCAGCCATGTTCAGGGCATCACGAGCGGGGTTACTCCTCGGCCTTGCAGTATTCTGCCGGAGAAAACTGTCGCGTGCCAATTCCCAACAGCGAAATTGCCCATCGACATGGTGAAGTTCAAGAAATGCGTCTACAAAGTGAGGCATACTTGA